From Candidatus Izemoplasmatales bacterium, a single genomic window includes:
- a CDS encoding signal peptidase I, whose product MKTNDNPSKKPIDPRILGWIRFLVAVALVLGLGYVLFNRVPYFSRMRHYVIVTGSMEPVISVGDVVVVDRSVDLADLEVGDVIAFRVEVGGNEAVVVHYVAAVQVDGEGVRTFRTKPEVSDEWDDWTLSEDDVVGRLLFIVPVVGRALLFLESPVGKIVVVADIAILSLLFDSLSKKKRKAKA is encoded by the coding sequence ATGAAAACCAACGACAACCCGTCGAAAAAGCCGATCGATCCCAGGATCCTCGGCTGGATCCGCTTCCTGGTCGCGGTCGCGCTCGTCCTCGGCCTCGGATACGTCCTCTTCAACCGCGTCCCCTACTTCTCGCGCATGCGCCATTACGTGATCGTCACCGGCTCGATGGAACCGGTGATCTCCGTCGGTGACGTCGTCGTCGTCGACCGAAGCGTCGATCTCGCCGACCTCGAAGTCGGCGACGTGATCGCCTTCCGCGTCGAAGTTGGCGGAAACGAGGCGGTCGTGGTCCACTACGTCGCCGCCGTCCAGGTCGACGGCGAAGGCGTCCGCACCTTCCGCACCAAGCCGGAAGTGAGCGACGAATGGGACGACTGGACGCTGTCCGAAGACGACGTCGTCGGCCGGCTCCTGTTCATCGTCCCGGTCGTCGGACGGGCGCTCCTCTTCCTCGAGTCCCCCGTCGGGAAGATCGTCGTCGTGGCCGACATCGCGATCCTGTCGCTCCTGTTCGATTCCCTCTCCAAGAAAAAACGCAAGGCCAAGGCCTGA